A single genomic interval of Terriglobus albidus harbors:
- the cmk gene encoding (d)CMP kinase: MADRKPVVAIDGPSGAGKSTIATFLAKRFGLLNLESGAMYRAVALKALRLGLPLDDEPALASMAETMVIELQPTENGNRVLLDGEDVTAQLREKDVTQAASKVSVHPKVRALMVAAQQRMGAQGGVVMEGRDIGTVVFPKAEVKIFLDASADARGYRRFVQTGPSEGQPTEDAVKQELRERDERDRNRAESPLKPAEDAVLVDSTALTLDEVKARAEAIVLEKWKQ, translated from the coding sequence ATGGCGGATCGCAAGCCCGTCGTTGCCATTGATGGACCCTCCGGTGCAGGTAAGAGCACCATCGCTACGTTTCTCGCAAAGCGATTCGGCCTATTGAATCTGGAAAGCGGCGCAATGTACCGCGCTGTCGCGTTGAAGGCTCTTCGTCTGGGACTCCCCCTGGACGATGAGCCCGCGCTTGCGTCGATGGCTGAGACCATGGTCATCGAGCTGCAGCCGACCGAGAACGGGAACCGAGTGCTTCTGGACGGAGAAGATGTCACCGCGCAGTTGCGGGAGAAGGATGTGACGCAGGCCGCCTCAAAGGTCAGCGTCCATCCCAAAGTCCGCGCCCTGATGGTTGCCGCGCAACAGCGCATGGGAGCCCAGGGTGGCGTGGTCATGGAAGGCCGCGATATCGGTACGGTCGTCTTTCCCAAGGCAGAAGTGAAGATCTTCCTTGATGCCTCGGCGGACGCACGCGGGTACCGTCGATTCGTGCAGACTGGCCCTAGCGAAGGCCAACCGACGGAAGACGCGGTCAAGCAGGAGCTGCGGGAACGCGATGAGCGCGACCGTAATCGCGCCGAATCACCGCTGAAGCCTGCCGAAGATGCTGTGCTGGTGGACTCCACTGCGCTTACGCTGGATGAGGTCAAGGCTCGGGCGGAGGCAATTGTCCTGGAGAAGTGGAAGCAATAA
- a CDS encoding HU family DNA-binding protein, whose translation MTKADLVEKVTALGDLTRRDGEIIVDTLFDSVIGALKTGDKIEIRGFGSFRTRQRKPRIGRNPKTGAKVDVPAKRVPYFKPAKELRDLVNPKESSAPEEIDIHHPPAM comes from the coding sequence ATGACCAAGGCCGACCTCGTTGAAAAAGTCACCGCTCTCGGAGACCTGACCCGCCGCGACGGCGAGATCATCGTCGATACTCTCTTTGACTCCGTGATCGGCGCCCTCAAAACCGGCGACAAGATTGAGATTCGCGGCTTCGGATCGTTCCGCACGCGCCAAAGAAAGCCACGCATCGGCCGCAATCCAAAGACCGGCGCCAAAGTCGATGTTCCGGCAAAGCGGGTGCCGTACTTCAAGCCGGCCAAAGAGCTGCGCGACCTCGTCAATCCCAAGGAATCCTCTGCTCCCGAGGAGATCGACATCCACCACCCGCCCGCCATGTAG
- the sppA gene encoding signal peptide peptidase SppA, producing the protein MQDEFQSPPPQDPPPPQSQPAPAAQGYTYAPPPPPPPQQPYGYYAARPPRRPRSPWFWIGILGGGAVVLVCLFSLFVYAVIKAGGVDTESTTGSFGSGGKIGVIEVNGVILSSDKFNEQLRKMADNDDVKAIILRINSPGGGAAASQEIYHEVLRVKQAKHKKIIASIESVGASGAYYIASGCDRIYANQASVVGSIGVIMEWMNYGDLMRWAKLKDVILKAGELKDAGSPTRDLTPKEQAYFQTLVDNMHVQFIHDVATGRHVADDKIKPLATGQVWTGEQALPLGLIDRQGGYRDALMETAKEVGISGEPGIVRPRKEKTGLLSALVNSDPDDIFPNPSKLLNEAPGFYFMWK; encoded by the coding sequence ATGCAGGACGAGTTCCAGAGCCCGCCGCCACAGGATCCACCTCCGCCGCAGTCTCAACCTGCCCCGGCTGCACAGGGCTACACCTATGCGCCACCACCACCACCGCCACCACAGCAGCCTTACGGTTACTATGCCGCCCGTCCGCCGCGGCGGCCGCGCTCGCCGTGGTTCTGGATCGGCATCCTCGGAGGAGGCGCGGTCGTCCTGGTCTGCCTCTTCTCGTTGTTTGTCTATGCCGTCATCAAAGCCGGCGGCGTTGACACAGAATCCACGACAGGCAGCTTCGGTTCCGGCGGCAAGATCGGTGTCATTGAGGTAAACGGCGTCATCCTTTCGTCGGACAAGTTCAACGAGCAGCTTCGCAAGATGGCCGACAATGACGACGTCAAAGCCATCATCCTGCGTATCAACTCACCCGGCGGTGGCGCTGCCGCCTCGCAGGAGATCTATCACGAGGTGCTGCGCGTCAAGCAGGCGAAGCACAAGAAGATCATTGCCAGCATCGAGTCAGTCGGTGCGTCGGGCGCTTATTACATTGCCTCTGGCTGCGACCGTATCTATGCCAACCAGGCCTCGGTCGTTGGCTCCATCGGCGTCATCATGGAGTGGATGAACTACGGCGACCTGATGCGCTGGGCCAAGCTGAAGGATGTCATTCTCAAGGCCGGTGAGCTGAAAGACGCCGGAAGCCCCACCCGCGACCTCACCCCCAAGGAACAGGCGTACTTCCAGACTCTGGTCGACAACATGCACGTGCAGTTCATTCACGATGTCGCCACGGGCCGCCATGTTGCCGACGACAAGATCAAGCCCCTGGCTACCGGACAGGTCTGGACGGGCGAACAAGCCCTTCCTCTCGGCCTTATCGATCGCCAGGGTGGCTACCGCGACGCTTTGATGGAAACCGCGAAAGAAGTTGGAATCTCGGGCGAGCCTGGCATCGTTCGCCCCAGAAAGGAGAAGACGGGCCTGCTCTCGGCACTAGTGAACTCCGATCCGGACGATATCTTCCCAAACCCGAGCAAACTACTGAATGAGGCCCCGGGTTTCTATTTCATGTGGAAGTAA